In Borrelia parkeri, the following proteins share a genomic window:
- a CDS encoding variable large family protein — protein MKRITLSALLMTLFLLLSCGSGQQAADAGKTGSEKGTGSLSEVIASSRQLFLDAFVSFGNLLKEAFGLTADTTKKAVGERLGKVGEAVKIAKDKLEELKGNEQFNLIKDKAESTINKAIDTLRKIVEGASKIKDATGSANGKVGGNVGDTEDAAPANTASVKGLVEGINLIYEAAKEADTEPKGNANKQIEDSKEIAKLFKGTGDVGGDAKALSGARRAVIAASGADILAAIEAAKDTSKQAGNISAATNAYDIAVATKDDTNAHDDIKTNASAIAAGLALRAMAKDGKLATVATHAPGQAVNAVLIGVVGKTVNEIVSIVRRTVDKCLKDVDDCIKEDSSSVVKPTN, from the coding sequence ATGAAAAGAATTACTTTAAGTGCGTTATTAATGACTTTATTTTTACTTCTTAGCTGTGGAAGTGGACAACAGGCTGCTGATGCTGGGAAGACTGGTTCAGAGAAAGGGACTGGAAGTTTAAGTGAAGTAATTGCAAGCTCAAGACAATTATTTTTGGATGCTTTTGTTTCTTTTGGAAATTTACTAAAAGAAGCATTTGGTCTTACTGCAGATACAACTAAAAAAGCAGTAGGAGAACGATTGGGTAAGGTTGGAGAAGCAGTGAAAATAGCTAAAGATAAGTTAGAAGAGCTAAAGGGAAATGAGCAGTTTAATTTAATAAAAGATAAAGCTGAAAGTACAATTAATAAGGCAATTGATACTTTAAGAAAGATAGTTGAAGGAGCAAGTAAAATTAAGGATGCTACTGGTAGTGCTAATGGTAAAGTTGGTGGTAATGTTGGTGATACTGAGGATGCAGCACCAGCAAATACAGCAAGCGTTAAGGGTCTTGTTGAAGGGATTAACTTAATTTATGAAGCAGCAAAGGAAGCTGATACTGAGCCAAAAGGAAATGCTAATAAGCAGATTGAGGATTCTAAAGAGATTGCAAAGTTATTTAAAGGCACTGGTGATGTTGGTGGTGATGCCAAGGCACTAAGTGGAGCCAGGAGAGCAGTAATTGCAGCTAGTGGTGCAGATATATTAGCAGCAATTGAAGCAGCTAAGGATACAAGTAAGCAAGCAGGTAATATTAGTGCAGCAACAAATGCTTATGACATTGCAGTTGCTACTAAAGATGATACAAATGCTCATGATGATATTAAAACAAATGCATCAGCAATAGCAGCAGGTTTAGCATTGAGAGCAATGGCAAAGGATGGTAAATTAGCAACTGTTGCTACTCATGCACCAGGACAAGCAGTGAATGCAGTATTAATAGGAGTAGTTGGTAAAACTGTAAATGAGATAGTATCTATTGTAAGAAGAACAGTTGATAAATGTTTAAAAGATGTTGATGATTGCATAAAAGAAGATTCCAGTAGTGTAGTAAAACCTACAAATTAA
- a CDS encoding variable large family protein: MKRITLSALLMTLFLLLGCGSGSTKAEDPQSRFLKSIISLSNDFLNVFTSLSDMVGGVLGFNTNTKKSDVAAYFKKVHDVVQGIKDKLNKIVADMKSENNPNSEATDTAVKALITNTLDKIIQGAKTASEAIGSDSNPIANVADQNAGAAGEEASVKSLSEGIGKIVGVVLKEGNPEAGDDKKASDGSTARTAAAGDGEAGKLFATANVGTAENAKKSAADAAKAVGAVTGADILKTMVKESGDAAKLAKETTGNAGAIPKDATIAGAVVLRSMAKGGKFAGPSDAASVDAKKAVENAAVSAVTKALSTLTIAIRDTIDVGLKEVKDAMKFNSTDTPVTTDNQIPETKVNNQN; encoded by the coding sequence ATGAAAAGAATTACTTTAAGTGCATTATTAATGACTTTATTTTTACTTCTTGGTTGTGGGAGTGGCAGTACTAAGGCTGAGGATCCTCAGAGTAGATTCTTGAAATCTATTATTAGTTTAAGTAATGACTTCTTAAATGTTTTTACTTCCCTTTCTGATATGGTTGGAGGGGTTTTAGGGTTTAATACTAATACTAAAAAGTCTGATGTTGCAGCTTACTTTAAGAAAGTCCATGATGTTGTACAAGGCATTAAGGATAAGCTTAATAAAATTGTTGCTGACATGAAATCTGAGAATAATCCTAATTCAGAGGCTACTGATACCGCTGTCAAAGCTTTAATTACTAATACTCTTGATAAAATAATCCAAGGGGCTAAGACTGCTAGTGAAGCTATTGGTTCTGATAGTAATCCAATAGCTAATGTTGCTGACCAAAATGCAGGTGCTGCTGGTGAAGAAGCTTCAGTTAAGTCTCTTAGTGAAGGAATTGGAAAGATTGTAGGTGTAGTACTTAAAGAAGGAAATCCTGAGGCGGGGGATGATAAAAAGGCTAGTGATGGTTCTACTGCAAGAACCGCTGCTGCTGGGGATGGTGAAGCAGGTAAATTATTTGCTACTGCTAATGTTGGCACTGCTGAGAATGCAAAAAAATCAGCTGCTGATGCAGCAAAAGCTGTTGGAGCAGTAACTGGTGCTGATATCTTAAAAACTATGGTTAAAGAAAGTGGTGATGCTGCTAAGCTAGCTAAAGAAACAACTGGGAATGCTGGTGCTATCCCTAAAGATGCAACTATAGCAGGTGCTGTAGTTTTAAGGTCTATGGCTAAAGGTGGTAAATTTGCTGGTCCTAGTGATGCTGCTAGTGTTGATGCAAAGAAAGCAGTGGAGAATGCAGCAGTAAGTGCTGTTACTAAGGCGTTAAGTACATTAACTATTGCAATAAGAGATACTATTGACGTGGGACTTAAGGAAGTTAAAGATGCTATGAAATTTAATTCTACTGATACTCCTGTAACTACTGATAATCAGATCCCTGAAACAAAAGTTAATAATCAGAATTAA
- the bdr gene encoding Bdr family repetitive protein, which produces MGLAQPVITQQMVIAELTKAGIKRDIAIDLSYRYYRNELTYKDIEFLKENFDIKLEKVEALLQAEIKSVKTELDNKIDTVENNLNTKIDTKFNELDSKIDTKFNELDNKIDNVKSELKSDIASVSNEVFLVRKDMEINKIKFDSTSRLHNWMFGTLITLNIGIFLALMSLLVK; this is translated from the coding sequence ATGGGACTTGCTCAACCAGTAATTACACAGCAAATGGTTATAGCTGAACTTACTAAAGCCGGTATTAAGAGAGATATTGCTATTGATTTATCTTACAGGTACTATCGTAATGAACTGACTTATAAAGATATTGAATTCTTAAAAGAAAACTTTGATATAAAACTTGAAAAGGTTGAAGCTCTTTTACAAGCTGAAATTAAATCTGTCAAGACTGAACTTGATAACAAAATAGATACAGTTGAGAATAATCTTAACACTAAGATAGATACTAAATTCAATGAACTTGATAGCAAAATAGATACTAAATTTAATGAACTTGATAATAAGATTGACAACGTTAAAAGTGAGTTAAAATCTGATATTGCATCTGTGAGCAATGAGGTTTTTCTTGTTAGAAAAGATATGGAAATTAATAAAATTAAGTTTGATAGTACATCAAGATTACATAATTGGATGTTTGGTACCCTTATTACCCTTAATATAGGAATATTTTTAGCATTAATGTCATTATTAGTAAAGTAA